Proteins found in one Paenibacillus sp. FSL R10-2782 genomic segment:
- a CDS encoding SMI1/KNR4 family protein: MWFGKKETQLDRIKNKLSQAMRKDTAFSVFGASSHQYKVNEKLTAKELADWQAHNQVTLPEPYAQFLTKVGNGGAGPYYGIYPIEKAASYTERQALLAKSVLHPGMTKEEWNHLIEPLAKDEDIPDEEYDDVCNKVLGGMLYIGTQGCEYEMYLVLEGKYRGRIVYTSDFHPDHPFFFVYENSFLDWYERWLDEIILDYDIGWFGSRMPGDENALIQIYQSAPNEEIQAKALDGMYKFKKVSQPTLGFLKNIAEQSPKNRPTAIWLICKTSFDAGRKYLLELLQSDGHEDFLQALQILHASSKTADLTEFIPVILQRLDRIHDPETLRYAGYILEDNGAITLQNFAPFLCHADPKMQTTAIYAARSCENKLGDWQIIEQMLMGGGPQVMNNLILYCGIIPHEKLLPYYKAVWPKYKRDPKFREKFIGCLRELHLPDDYFDKDES, translated from the coding sequence ATGTGGTTTGGGAAGAAAGAAACGCAACTGGATCGAATAAAAAACAAACTGAGTCAAGCCATGCGCAAAGACACGGCTTTCTCGGTGTTTGGAGCATCCTCACATCAATACAAGGTTAATGAGAAGCTTACTGCAAAAGAGCTGGCGGACTGGCAAGCCCACAATCAGGTCACTCTTCCTGAGCCTTACGCGCAGTTTTTAACGAAAGTCGGCAACGGAGGCGCCGGACCCTATTATGGAATTTATCCGATTGAAAAGGCAGCTTCCTATACTGAACGCCAGGCACTCCTTGCAAAATCCGTTCTGCATCCCGGGATGACCAAAGAGGAATGGAACCATCTAATTGAGCCCCTGGCCAAGGATGAGGACATCCCAGATGAGGAATACGACGACGTCTGTAATAAGGTGCTGGGCGGCATGTTGTACATAGGCACCCAAGGCTGCGAATACGAAATGTATCTCGTACTTGAAGGGAAATATAGGGGGAGAATTGTGTACACCTCCGATTTTCATCCCGATCATCCTTTTTTCTTTGTCTATGAAAACAGCTTTCTGGACTGGTACGAGCGCTGGCTGGATGAAATTATTCTGGATTATGATATCGGGTGGTTTGGCAGTCGAATGCCGGGTGATGAGAATGCGCTGATCCAGATTTATCAGAGCGCTCCAAACGAAGAAATCCAAGCAAAAGCGCTTGATGGAATGTACAAGTTTAAGAAAGTCTCTCAGCCAACCCTTGGTTTTTTGAAGAATATTGCGGAGCAAAGCCCAAAAAATCGGCCCACAGCCATTTGGCTAATCTGCAAAACTTCTTTTGACGCGGGTAGAAAATATCTTCTGGAGCTGTTGCAATCGGATGGGCATGAGGATTTTCTGCAAGCTTTACAGATTCTACATGCTTCCAGTAAAACTGCGGATTTAACGGAATTTATTCCAGTGATCTTGCAAAGGCTTGACAGGATTCACGACCCGGAAACGTTGCGTTATGCAGGGTATATCTTGGAAGATAACGGTGCGATTACTCTCCAGAACTTTGCGCCTTTCTTGTGTCACGCCGACCCGAAAATGCAAACCACGGCCATCTATGCCGCGCGTAGTTGCGAAAACAAGCTGGGAGACTGGCAGATCATTGAACAGATGTTGATGGGGGGCGGCCCGCAGGTTATGAATAACTTGATTTTATACTGCGGCATTATTCCACATGAGAAGTTGCTGCCTTACTATAAGGCGGTATGGCCGAAATATAAAAGAGATCCAAAATTCAGAGAAAAATTTATCGGTTGTTTGCGAGAACTACATTTGCCAGATGATTATTTCGACAAAGACGAATCGTGA
- a CDS encoding FAD-binding oxidoreductase translates to MAQKLQKKSTRLTGRIVIPGNPSYNTARMEFNRRFSKFPRVIVFCQRTQDVINAVKWARERDIRLRVRSGRHSYEGFSAVNGGIIIDVSEMNKVKVDRKNRVAIVQTGNPLARVYKKLWDKRVAIPAGTAPDVGVAGLTLGGGIGLLSRKYGLTCDNLKQVKMVVASGRYGAKTIVANRKKHSDLLWASRGGGGGNFGVATEYTFRVRPISSVSIYSITWKWSDLEKVLPAWQRWAPSVTNRLTSTIEVAAKQVGTIVSTGQLLGGAEELRRLIRPLLRAGTPVKVMVKTVPFIEATKFFAESDLNLEPKFKITGAYGFQALPPVGVRIIRDFLSKAPNRHSSVWSQSLGGAGSAVSRVSPTATAYPHRKAETIYELSARWRNNGEQERNIQWVERFRRALRPFVKGDYVNFPDLQIKNWPKAYYGVNFGRLKQVKRKYDPHNVFRFAQSIPVDKQFRK, encoded by the coding sequence ATGGCACAAAAGTTGCAAAAGAAAAGTACACGATTAACCGGAAGGATCGTAATTCCGGGCAATCCGTCATACAATACGGCCAGAATGGAGTTTAATAGGCGCTTTTCCAAATTTCCAAGGGTCATTGTTTTTTGCCAACGAACTCAGGATGTGATCAACGCAGTCAAATGGGCTCGTGAGCGGGACATACGGCTGCGAGTGCGCAGCGGGCGGCATAGCTATGAAGGCTTCTCGGCTGTAAATGGCGGTATTATTATTGATGTGAGCGAGATGAATAAGGTTAAGGTTGATCGAAAAAATAGAGTGGCCATTGTACAAACGGGAAATCCACTTGCCCGTGTGTACAAAAAGCTGTGGGATAAGCGTGTGGCCATTCCGGCGGGGACTGCGCCCGACGTAGGCGTAGCTGGGCTTACCCTGGGAGGAGGCATTGGACTTCTTTCCCGCAAATATGGACTTACGTGCGATAACTTGAAACAAGTGAAGATGGTCGTAGCTTCGGGACGGTATGGGGCAAAGACGATTGTGGCAAACAGAAAGAAACATTCCGATCTGTTGTGGGCATCACGAGGCGGAGGGGGAGGGAACTTTGGTGTTGCTACAGAATATACATTTCGGGTTAGACCGATTTCATCGGTATCTATTTACAGTATTACATGGAAATGGAGTGATCTTGAGAAAGTGTTACCGGCTTGGCAGCGCTGGGCACCGTCTGTCACGAACCGCTTAACCTCAACAATTGAGGTGGCTGCCAAGCAGGTGGGAACCATTGTATCTACCGGGCAATTGCTTGGCGGTGCAGAGGAGCTGCGTCGATTGATTAGACCGCTCTTGCGAGCAGGCACTCCGGTGAAGGTGATGGTGAAGACAGTACCTTTTATTGAAGCAACCAAATTTTTTGCCGAATCGGACCTGAATTTGGAACCGAAGTTTAAAATAACCGGGGCCTACGGGTTCCAAGCTTTGCCGCCTGTAGGAGTACGAATTATACGTGACTTTTTATCCAAAGCACCCAACAGACATTCTAGCGTGTGGAGTCAAAGCTTAGGTGGTGCAGGAAGCGCGGTGAGTCGAGTATCGCCTACTGCAACGGCCTATCCTCATCGGAAGGCTGAGACAATCTACGAACTGTCAGCCCGCTGGAGAAACAATGGGGAGCAGGAGCGGAATATTCAGTGGGTGGAAAGGTTTCGCAGAGCGTTACGTCCCTTTGTTAAAGGGGATTATGTGAATTTTCCCGATCTGCAGATTAAGAACTGGCCCAAGGCGTATTATGGCGTGAACTTTGGCAGATTGAAGCAGGTGAAACGAAAGTACGATCCTCATAATGTGTTCCGTTTTGCTCAGAGTATTCCAGTGGATAAACAGTTCAGAAAATGA
- a CDS encoding GNAT family N-acetyltransferase — MVKYRMATPNERDECIDLANYAFRLDFETLMPKAYGKSVDSSAMHKVAVDEKGRLRAQVAVFPEPLTVCDYTLRTCYLGTVSVHPRARGEGHMKALMNMWLGELRNTYDMVVLYGQRQRYEYFGFTLGGVKFKYFVGEANVRHALRHVNDTGISFCPLFEVEGAESFAHSINTSRLAYIERNVQQLPLIFNTLHQNALGVLDKGKLIGYLIVNEAGDEISEFAMENTDDISRTIKAYMVYSRAERISVYTPEYDIPLNTTLGSIAEDYVIETSDMYHILDFANVLKAYLTLKFKTTGIVQGEFSAVMDGQPITARVDASGVTVERSAKPDAVVLNKQQAQALLLTQHSRYMAVTAPVGWFPLPIFWYKIDKF, encoded by the coding sequence ATGGTTAAATACAGAATGGCAACTCCGAACGAGCGCGATGAATGCATAGATTTAGCCAACTATGCTTTTCGCTTAGATTTTGAAACCCTGATGCCCAAAGCGTATGGAAAGAGCGTAGATTCTTCAGCCATGCATAAGGTTGCTGTGGATGAGAAAGGCAGGCTGCGCGCACAGGTGGCCGTTTTTCCAGAGCCTCTGACGGTATGTGACTATACTCTGCGAACCTGCTATTTGGGTACCGTATCGGTCCATCCACGTGCGCGTGGCGAAGGACATATGAAGGCGCTCATGAACATGTGGCTTGGAGAACTGCGCAATACGTATGATATGGTTGTATTATATGGTCAGCGACAGAGATATGAGTATTTTGGCTTCACTCTTGGCGGTGTAAAGTTCAAGTATTTCGTGGGGGAGGCCAACGTGCGCCATGCCTTAAGACATGTGAACGACACAGGAATATCCTTCTGCCCGTTATTCGAGGTTGAAGGAGCAGAATCCTTTGCGCATAGCATTAACACCTCGCGGCTTGCTTATATTGAACGTAACGTACAGCAATTGCCACTTATTTTTAACACCCTCCATCAAAATGCGCTGGGTGTCCTGGATAAAGGTAAGTTGATTGGGTATCTGATCGTAAACGAGGCAGGCGATGAAATATCTGAATTCGCGATGGAAAATACGGACGATATTTCGCGGACTATCAAGGCTTATATGGTATATAGCAGAGCAGAGCGGATTTCTGTGTATACGCCGGAGTATGACATTCCGCTGAATACGACTCTTGGCAGCATTGCTGAAGACTATGTTATCGAGACATCTGATATGTATCATATTCTGGATTTTGCCAATGTATTGAAGGCTTATCTGACGCTTAAGTTTAAGACCACAGGGATTGTCCAGGGGGAATTCTCCGCAGTCATGGACGGTCAGCCGATTACTGCGCGAGTGGATGCGAGTGGCGTGACTGTCGAGCGGTCTGCTAAGCCCGATGCAGTTGTCCTTAATAAGCAGCAGGCTCAGGCACTTCTGCTTACACAACACAGTCGTTATATGGCAGTAACTGCGCCCGTAGGATGGTTTCCCCTACCCATATTCTGGTACAAGATTGATAAGTTCTGA
- a CDS encoding LysR family transcriptional regulator has product MELRQLKTFYTLASTLNFTRAAEVQNYVPSTVTMQMKALEEELGVKLVDRLGKNVTLTDAGRTFLRYADNILSVVEEAQHAVKQSGELTGTVVISADETLCTYRLPTVLRQFRLSYPGIRLMFRPLANSNLKQSLREGDADIIFMLDEDKGETGFCGEKMLDEPFYLLVSPDHPLAAHTALTIEDFHGETLLLTEKGCSYRTFFDRSLSQKGMGGITELEFYSAEAIKQCAKIGMGIAILPEMAVIGEVNRGELVPLPWDLTATSFATQMFWHEEKWISPAIEAFLSLTRETFLKNNT; this is encoded by the coding sequence ATGGAATTGCGCCAATTAAAAACTTTTTATACGCTTGCTTCCACACTCAACTTTACCCGAGCTGCAGAAGTGCAGAACTATGTCCCTTCCACGGTTACGATGCAAATGAAGGCCTTAGAGGAAGAATTAGGTGTCAAGTTGGTGGACAGATTGGGTAAAAATGTGACTTTGACCGATGCAGGGAGAACGTTCCTGCGCTATGCAGATAACATATTGAGTGTGGTTGAAGAAGCACAGCATGCCGTCAAGCAATCCGGCGAATTGACGGGTACGGTAGTCATAAGTGCCGATGAAACGTTGTGTACGTACCGGCTGCCGACTGTATTGCGCCAGTTTCGTTTGAGCTATCCAGGGATTCGGTTAATGTTTCGACCGCTGGCTAATTCGAATCTCAAACAGAGCTTGCGTGAAGGGGACGCTGACATTATTTTTATGCTGGATGAGGACAAGGGCGAGACAGGATTTTGCGGTGAAAAAATGCTGGATGAGCCCTTTTATTTATTGGTATCACCAGATCATCCTTTGGCTGCACATACTGCATTGACCATTGAAGATTTTCATGGCGAGACCTTATTGTTGACGGAGAAGGGATGCTCCTATCGCACTTTTTTTGATCGAAGTCTTTCACAGAAGGGCATGGGGGGAATTACCGAATTGGAGTTTTACAGTGCTGAGGCTATTAAACAATGTGCGAAAATAGGAATGGGCATTGCCATATTGCCTGAAATGGCCGTGATCGGAGAAGTGAATCGGGGAGAACTCGTTCCGTTGCCGTGGGATTTGACCGCCACATCGTTTGCAACCCAAATGTTTTGGCATGAAGAGAAGTGGATCTCGCCTGCAATCGAAGCCTTTTTGAGCTTGACCAGAGAAACCTTTTTGAAAAATAACACCTAA